The stretch of DNA ATTTTTCCATTTCCGTGAGCCGCGTCGCTTGTCACCTGGTTGATGTTGTCTTCTGGTGGCGTCCATTTTTTCGCGCGTTTTGGTGGGTTTTTCCCCGTCTTCGCAGCCTGGCAATCCTCCGCTGCTGTGTCCATTTCTCCACAGTCGTCGAGTATATCGGTTTCGCTCGTCATGAGATATACTCCTGACCTGTTCCGGCCTCTCTCAACATGGCTGTCAGGTTGTCCTCTCACGTTTTTCTGTGGGCgttctgtttttttcaggaAATTGTTCGTCTACGCGGGTGCGCTGCATCCTCACTGGCAAGTTCCTCAAGTCGTCGTTCCAGCGAAACCTCCAGCTGAGGTTCCGttctcgcctttctccgTCGATACCGCAGACCCTGCGCTAGCGGCTGCCCGCATAGCAGCTGTCGGGGGATCCGCAAAAGCAGCGGGAGACTAAATTCGGTCTTTGTTGGAAGAACCTAATTTACGAGCGCACGCTGAGCCCCACAGACAGTGTCAGCGCCTATAGTTTCCTTCTGGCCTCCCGTCGTCTGGGCCTGCGGCGTGTGTTTCGCTTTGCAttctgccgcggcggggcaGAAGGCTGGGGCAACTGATTGCTCGAGAGAATCGTTGCGTGTTCAGTTTTCCCACGCCCAAATGGTGGCAAGACCCCGCTGTACCTGAGAGACGTTTCCGGCCTGTTGGTCCGATTCGTTGCTCCGTTATTTCTTTATGGCGGTTCCATGAGGTTTGGAGGGAAGATAGTGGTAGTGGAGATTGTGTGGTTCTTTGCGTCTGCTTTCAAAGGCGTTCCCCTTGTCGTGCACTATCTTGACGCGTTCGCCTCTCGTCCGCAAGCGCCCCTTGGTTCACCACGTTGCTGATCAGCTTCTTTCCTGCTTCGTTCTATAGCGGTTCAGCCACCGTGTAACGCATGTTTCAAGTGCCTAGCGGCTGCCTCCAAGAACTCGTAGATGCCACCATGATTGCGTGTTATAGAGTCTTTCCACGAAAGCTTATTTGTGACAGGCGGGTTGCTGGGGTGGATCGTCATTAGTGCCCAATTTCGAGATCAACGGAGATAACTCTGTTGTTATCTAATCTACACACAAGTCTCTTCGTTGGTGTCAACGTCGCTTTACGCGGAGCCTCGCGCACATCCGCTTGCCGACGTGCCAAACAAGCATGCCTACGTTCAGGCAAGCAGTCGTCCCGCAAAGCTCATCCACTGACACTCAGGCGTCGTGCTGGCCTGTCTGGCCCatacgaaaaaaaaaaactggaGGTGAGCAGCTGTTTGACGTCATTCGCCAGAGCCCCGCAGCAGATACAGTGGTATTTGCTTGCTATAGACTGAGGTGCACACCGCTCAGCTGTCCAGAGTATTGTCCATGAGAGTGCCCGCCACGCTGACGAAATTTTCCATCCACCTTACACTGGCTTGTGCACATCTGGACATGGTCCCCTACGTGAAGAGAACACCATTGCGCACACAGTGGTGCAGCAGTTGAGTTCTCCATCCGGCTGGAATGCCCTGCGCAGCCTGATCCCGTCTAGTAGAGTTCGCATCCTTTATTTCTGACTCTTCGGACTCGTTGCATTGCGCCTTGACCACTAACTAGGTATCTAGCACGCTTCCGACACCGCTCATCCACCTAAGCCAGCACTATGTCGTTCACTAGGCTTGCTGAAattctctgctgtctcctctcctcaaAGCAATCTGCACCGCGCGTTGGTTGGCCTATAGGGGTGAAGCACATCTTCATACACGCTCGCAAATAACACTTGTCATGTGCGCAGGAAGGTGCGAGACAGGGGAGGGAAAAAAGGATCCAGTTCCCACTTTATTCCGCGTGGCACACGTATTGCGCTGGTGCTGCCCGTGCATATACTGCAAATCGTCGAGTACGTCCAAGCCGAAAGGGGGCCACGCAAGTGAAAAAGAGAAGCCCAGTTCCGGCCGCATACTCAGTGACAAAGGACCTCGTCAAAGACGAAATCAGAGACACGAGGGTCCACGATCGCTCAACGTTGCCATGAAGAAACGCATCGTACACTAGTTTACTTGAACCAAACTAaacgcgcgcaggagggagaggTTCCCCGGAAACCTCCGGAAAAACGAGACAAGACGTACGAATTTTGTTGCAAGCGTCAGGAACCTCTCTTCGTCATACGTTAATTCTGCGGAACGCCACAAGAGAACGTAAGACTCTCACGGCAGAATTAACACGTGCCGACTGGTGAAGATCAGTGATGGTGTTCGTCAGGGATACCGCAACCCGTCTACACCGGCAGACCGAAGTTTCGCTGCGAGCGTGATTCTCCAGTTgagcgcaggcgtctcgcgcatTCTGCTGTTGCCTATCTGAGGACGGAACGCACCCCTTCTGGTTTAATCCATGTTGTTCAATTGATGTTGAACAGCTGATGATGGAGAAGAGGCATTCTATCTTATAAGGCTTATCAGGATGTGGAGATGAAAGCATATTCTCTGGTCTCGGAGACCGCATCTGCCGTTGATCTTACTACACCTGAACTCCCAGGGTACGACAAGACCATACTTCGTTGCGAACCGACTCACCCCTCGTGGTTCATATTCACCACCTCGCCAACTATACTTTCATAGATCGTTACAAAGACGAACAAAGTGTCCGTCTATCGCCACTTCCAGCAGGTAACTGCTAATGAAGCCCCCCCGGGTTCCCCCTCTCCGTCTACTCCCCATGGGAAAATGGAGAGTGATGATGCACAGACCGACCTACGGACGTCATACAAGGACGATCTGTTCGTCCTTTTCAACCGCACGGCCACTGGTTCCTGCATGTTTGCCGGACACCGAAAAATGAGGATTGCGAACATGCAGACACACACCCATTCCACAGCAAAATCGGGGATTCGCCTGATGCCGTGACAGGCACTCACGTTGTTCTCGTGAAGCTCGCCTGTGATATAGGGCACCAAACATTTCTCTTTGACCTGTCAACGACACCACACTAAAAAGCCTTCCAGGTTGCACCGTTTATCCTAGGTGTTCACCTGGTGATTCCTTCCATAAAGTCCTGCCGTCCTGAGGATCCCGAAAATACGAAAAAGAGGGGAAATTGATTATAGATTCCTCATATCCAGTAGCCGAACCGAAGTGGCTGACGACTTGCTTCCAGCGGATGCCGCTGATACCAACTTTGTTCGGCGGCAGTTGTCCACCATatcttcgctgtcgccgtgGTCTGGCTCCTCTGTGTCCCGCGAGAAAATGTTACATCGCTCGTTGCTGCGCAGTCATGCTCTCGCACGGAGGCGCCACGACTGTAGAATTGTCCTTGAATTCTTTGGCAGCTTCCCGGTCGGCCCCACCAAAAACATTCGTCCCAAACTGTCAGATCACGTTCGAGCGTCTCAGAAATCGATTGTCTACGTATGTGCATCCACGTCCTacgcgcgcatgcgactGCAGGCGAAAATGTGCGGGAATGAACCGAGGCAGAGAGGTGCGTGTGCATCGAAagcgcctgtctctgtgcACACCTTCTGTCTGTGTCGCTAGTTTCGGTTTCGCCGACGAAGCCACCGGGTCAttcgagcggcggcggggcctcCCGGCTGAACACGTATTAGCTGCCCGGGAGGTAGCGATGCCATTTCCATCTTTTCGCTTGCCTACCGGTTCTTTTCTTGGCGATTTACTTAGTGGCTTTCCCCACCTCCCCCACTGGCCGCAGGACCGCGGTCGTCAGCGAATGAGGCCGGGACCGGTAAGCCCTGTCTTTGAAACCCAGCCCGGAGTTCACCTACATCTGCCCCTAGCAGAACCGCTCCGAGGGTAAGACAGAGAATACCCCACACcgtggcgtctcctctggcAGCTGCGTCGATGACGGGGCGCCCAAGTATCCTGGCGAGCCTCCACTCCAAGACGCGAGCAGTGGGAAAGGGCTCGATACCCCAACCAAACCATCGTTCAGAGTGAAAACGCCCCGTAGTGACGCCCGCGGTTTCCAGCAACGTCTTTGTCTCCAAGGGCGAGGGCCACTCGGGACGACCTGGAGCTCCACCGCGAAGAAGACTCCTCAACAGGGCCCGACGTTCTTCTGCGCTGTGTAGCTGTGCCTCCAGGGAGGCAGCCGGGGGCTCTGAGGAAGCTGCAAGCAATCTGCTGTTTCCGCTGCGTGAGCTCCGAGGAAGAGTTGGAGCCGTAGAGAGAGGGCTAGAAGCCGAAATGCTCGCTGAGGAAAGGGGGGAAATGAGATACTGCGGCGCACCTGATCGGATCCTCGCGTCTGCATTAATGTGCATACTACCTGAAAGTGCCTCGCCACCCGACCGACTAGCTTTTGACGCGAAGCACGAATCAAACAACGAGGAAGCGTGCGATGGTTGAGGAGAAATCGACGGCGCACACGACTGCAACACGGCCTCAACAGGCACGGAATGAGGGGAAGATGAGGAGGCCGTCAGCTCCGGCCGAGAGTTCGCGGTGCTctgaggagaggcgcgaacAAGCGTATCGCTCCGGTCACCTTGCTGTGCCGTCGCGCTCGAGGACGACGTCCGCGGAGGGAAAACAGAGGCACACGAAGGTTCCGTACCGGCGTCACCCTGCGGTCGTCCGCCAGACACCGCACGCGGTGCAGTCCGCGCTCCTTCTGGATCTTCCACTTGCCTTTTAGTATCCTCTCCCGGAGCGGATGACGAACTGACGCCTGCCTCTGTCTTTACAAGAGGGGTCATTGTCTCAGTTCGGGGCGGCGTCCCTCCTCctgttttctcctctcctggTGTCACTGGACCGACATAACGTGTCTGCCGGTTCCCCaacagcgcaggcgctgctggaacTACCGTCGCCGAAGCATCGATACGGAAAACATTTGCCGCTCTTTCTGTTATCCCCCCTGGTGGAGAACTGTTGTCGCCAGTTCCTGACGAGGATTTTATGCTGCCAGCCGGCGACCGCGTATCTGCGCCATCAACAGAACAGTACGATCTGCCTGGCGCAGTGCTCTGCGAAACCGAGTCtgggagcgagagagaggaaggatGCCCTGGAGCTGCAGCACGTGCAACGTAGCAGCTCGCAAGCGCTACGGAAAATTCAGATTGACGTGGCACAGCTTCGAttcctcgcggctcgctcgttcctgctcgcctccgctcttctGACGATGACGACGGGAGAGATAGCAGAGGAACAGACTGAGGCGCGACGGATGGCGGGGACCGAGACAGCATCGATGGTAAAGTCGACGAAGATAGTTGCTTAAGCCACGATGGAAGCACTACACTGCTCGAGGATACCGAAAGGGAGGGGGAGACACGTGGGGCGAAAGCCTCGTCCGGGACGGTAGCTGAAGCCGATGACGGCAAGTTCGGACAACTTGACGATGACGACGACAGTGCGCCCGAGGCTAAAGAGCCAGATCGCaccgcgccagcggcagcagatGAGTCCCCTCCCTGCGCCGCTTGAGACCCGGGCTTTCTCGAGGCATCGGGGCCGGCAGGGGATGGCGATGAAGCATGCAATGTGGAGGAAGTACCACCAACCACCATACACGCGGCGGGTGACGTCCGGTGCGACGTAATGGTAGTTGGTTGGTGTCGTGATGAATTAGAGGAATCAG from Besnoitia besnoiti strain Bb-Ger1 chromosome V, whole genome shotgun sequence encodes:
- a CDS encoding hypothetical protein (encoded by transcript BESB_061240) → MAACAPKSRLRKRPEDGRVLNSDGGPPSKKATLSDSTSLLLNTDMATVSCSGLPIPTDNTLGAPGSAIDDAAIYVQRIMGPKRGYDKTRPPPATPATIQRERRNSGAVGESKEGGGTRESEGVTRVPSVRGDERGIRMQLAQTCHQQRRRASSVDRAESGNGGTQDAHRGRDSERPRSASIPSPSAGRVMLSSSPEKDTTVERRQASGGLAYRTINQAAADEADSSNSSRHQPTTITSHRTSPAACMVVGGTSSTLHASSPSPAGPDASRKPGSQAAQGGDSSAAAGAVRSGSLASGALSSSSSSCPNLPSSASATVPDEAFAPRVSPSLSVSSSSVVLPSWLKQLSSSTLPSMLSRSPPSVAPQSVPLLSLPSSSSEERRRAGTSEPRGIEAVPRQSEFSVALASCYVARAAAPGHPSSLSLPDSVSQSTAPGRSYCSVDGADTRSPAGSIKSSSGTGDNSSPPGGITERAANVFRIDASATVVPAAPALLGNRQTRYVGPVTPGEEKTGGGTPPRTETMTPLVKTEAGVSSSSAPGEDTKRQVEDPEGARTAPRAVSGGRPQGDAGTEPSCASVFPPRTSSSSATAQQGDRSDTLVRASPQSTANSRPELTASSSSPHSVPVEAVLQSCAPSISPQPSHASSLFDSCFASKASRSGGEALSGSMHINADARIRSGAPQYLISPLSSASISASSPLSTAPTLPRSSRSGNSRLLAASSEPPAASLEAQLHSAEERRALLRSLLRGGAPGRPEWPSPLETKTLLETAGVTTGRFHSERWFGWGIEPFPTARVLEWRLARILGRPVIDAAARGDATVWGILCLTLGAVLLGADVGELRAGFQRQGLPVPASFADDRGPAASGGGGESH